One segment of Theobroma cacao cultivar B97-61/B2 chromosome 9, Criollo_cocoa_genome_V2, whole genome shotgun sequence DNA contains the following:
- the LOC18589272 gene encoding plasma membrane ATPase 4 isoform X2 yields the protein MWNPLSWVMESAAIMAIALANGDGKPPDWQDFIGIVCLLVINSTISFIEENNAGNAAAALMAGLAPKTKVLRDGKWTEQEAAILVPGDIISIKLGDIIPADARLLEGDPLKVDQSALTGESLPVTKNPGDEIFSGSTCKQGEIEAVVIATGVHTFFGKAAHLVDSTNQVGHFQKVLTAIGNFCICSIAIGMLVEIIVMYPIQHRKYRDGIDNLLVLLIGGIPIAMPTVLSVTMAIGSHRLSQQGAITKRMTAIEEMAGMDVLCSDKTGTLTLNKLSVDKNLIEVFVKDVDKEHVVLLAARASRTENQDAIDAAIVGMLADPKEARAGIREVHFFPFNPVDKRTALTYIDSNGNWHRASKGAPEQILALCNAREDLKKKVHSIIDKFAERGLRSLAVGRQQVPEKTKESAGTPWQFVGLLPLFDPPRHDSAETIRRALNLGVNVKMITGDQLAIAKETGRRLGMGTNMYPSASLLGQDKDASIAALPVEELIERADGFAGVFPEHKYEIVRKLQERKHICGMTGDGVNDAPALKKADIGIAVADATDAARSASDIVLTEPGLSVIISAVLTSRAIFQRMKNYTIYAVSITIRIVFGFLFIALIWKFDFSPFMVLIIAILNDGTIMTISKDRVKPSPLPDSWKLKEIFATGIMLGGYLALMTVIFFWLMHDTKFFPDKFGVRSLRSSDHEMMAALYLQVSIVSQALIFVTRSRSWSYVERPGLLLVTAFIIAQLVATLIAVYANWGFAKIKGIGWGWAGVIWLYSIVFYIPLDLMKFAIRYILSGKAWLNLLENKTAFTTKKDYGKEEREAQWALAQRTLHGLQPPEATNLFNDKSSYRELSEIAEQAKRRAEVARLRELHTLKGHVESVVKLKGLDIDTIQQHYTV from the exons CCTCTCATGGGTCATGGAATCTGCTGCCATCATGGCCATTGCTCTGGCTAACGGTGATGGGAAGCCCCCAGATTGGCAAGACTTTATTGGTATTGTTTGTTTGTTGGTCATTAACTCTACCATCAGTTTCATTGAAGAAAACAATGCTGGCAATGCTGCTGCTGCTCTTATGGCTGGTCTTGCTCCAAAAACCAAG GTGCTTAGAGATGGGAAGTGGACTGAGCAAGAAGCAGCAATTCTGGTTCCAGGAGACATCATTAGCATTAAATTGGGAGATATTATCCCTGCTGATGCCCGTCTTCTTGAAGGTGATCCGTTGAAGGTTGATCAATCTGCCCTAACAGGAGAATCACTTCCTGTAACCAAGAATCCCGGGGATGAAATCTTCTCTGGTTCAACTTGTAAACAAGGTGAAATTGAAGCTGTTGTTATTGCTACTGGTGTTCATACCTTCTTCGGGAAGGCTGCACATCTTGTGGATAGCACTAACCAAGTAGGACACTTCCAAAAGGTGCTCACAGCAATTGGAAACTTCTGTATTTGTTCCATTGCCATCGGTATGTTGGTTGAGATCATAGTCATGTATCCAATTCAGCACCGCAAGTACAGGGATGGAATCGACAATCTCTTGGTTCTCTTGATTGGTGGTATTCCCATTGCTATGCCCACTGTTTTGTCTGTGACCATGGCCATTGGATCTCACAGGCTGTCTCAGCAGGGTGCCATCACCAAGCGTATGACTGCCATTGAAGAAATGGCTGGTATGGATGTCCTTTGTAGTGATAAGACCGGAACATTGACACTCAACAAGCTGAGTGTTgataaaaacttgattgagGTGTTTGTAAAAGATGTGGATAAAGAGCATGTTGTTTTACTTGCTGCTCGAGCCTCTAGAACTGAAAATCAAGATGCCATTGATGCTGCCATTGTTGGAATGCTTGCTGACCCTAAGGAG GCAAGAGCTGGTATTAGAGAGGTGCACTTCTTCCCTTTTAATCCTGTGGACAAGAGAACTGCTTTGACTTACATTGATTCCAATGGCAACTGGCACCGAGCAAGCAAGGGTGCTCCTGAACAG ATCTTGGCCCTTTGCAATGCAAGAGAAGATCTTAAGAAAAAGGTTCATTCTATCATTGATAAGTTTGCTGAACGTGGGCTTCGGTCATTAGCTGTTGGCAGACAG CAAGTGCcagagaaaacaaaagaaagtgcTGGTACCCCATGGCAATTTGTAGGTTTGTTGCCTCTGTTTGATCCTCCTAGACATGACAGTGCAGAAACTATTCGAAGAGCTCTTAATCTTGGTGTGAATGTCAAGATGATCACTG GTGATCAACTTGCAATTGCAAAGGAGACAGGCCGCAGACTTGGAATGGGAACAAACATGTATCCATCTGCTTCTTTGCTAGGTCAAGACAAGGATGCAAGCATAGCTGCCCTTCCTGTGGAAGAGTTGATTGAGAGGGCAGATGGGTTTGCTGGCGTGTTTCCAG AGCACAAATATGAAATTGTGAGGAAGTTGCAGGAGAGGAAGCACATTTGTGGAATGACTGGAGATGGTGTTAATGATGCTCCTGCTTTAAAGAAGGCAGATATTGGTATTGCTGTGGCTGATGCTACAGATGCCGCACGAAGTGCTTCAGACATTGTTCTCACAGAACCTGGACTGAGTGTTATTATCAGTGCAGTGTTAACTAGCAGAGCTATTTTCCAGAGGATGAAGAACTATACT ATCTATGCAGTCTCCATCACTATCCGTATTGTT TTTGGGTTTTTGTTTATTGCTCTCATCTGGAAGTTTGACTTTTCTCCATTCATGGTTTTGATCATTGCCATTCTAAATGATG GAACTATTATGACAATCTCAAAGGACAGAGTGAAGCCATCTCCCTTGCCTGATAGCTGGAAATTGAAAGAGATTTTCGCCACCGGAATTATGCTTGGAGGCTATTTGGCATTGATGACTGTTATATTCTTCTGGCTTATGCATGATACTAAATTCTTTCCG GACAAATTTGGTGTTAGGTCTTTAAGGAGCAGTGATCATGAAATGATGGCTGCTCTATATTTACAAGTGAGCATTGTGAGCCAGGCTTTGATTTTTGTGACTAGATCACGTAGCTGGTCCTATGTTGAGCGTCCTGGACTGCTATTGGTTACTGCCTTCATTATTGCACAGCTG GTTGCTACTTTGATTGCTGTATATGCTAACTGGGGATTTGCAAAGATTAAAGGAATTGGTTGGGGATGGGCTGGTGTTATATGGCTTTACAGTATTGTTTTCTATATTCCACTGGATCTAATGAAGTTTGCCATTCGTTACATCTTAAGtggaaaagcttggctcaACTTACTGGAAAACAAG ACTGCGTTCACCACCAAGAAAGATTATggcaaggaagagagggaagCTCAATGGGCTCTTGCTCAAAGGACATTACATGGTCTTCAACCACCTGAAGCTACTAATCTCTTCAATGACAAGAGCAGCTATAGAGAGTTGTCTGAGATTGCTGAGCAGGCCAAGAGACGAGCAGAGGTTGCAAG GCTACGAGAGCTTCACACCCTCAAGGGTCATGTTGAGTCAGTGGTGAAGCTGAAGGGGCTGGACATTGATACAATCCAGCAGCATTATACTGTTTAG
- the LOC18589272 gene encoding plasma membrane ATPase 4 isoform X1, with the protein MGGDKGISLEEIKNETVDLEKIPIEEVFEQLKCTREGLSADEGANRLQIFGPNKLEEKKESKILKFLGFMWNPLSWVMESAAIMAIALANGDGKPPDWQDFIGIVCLLVINSTISFIEENNAGNAAAALMAGLAPKTKVLRDGKWTEQEAAILVPGDIISIKLGDIIPADARLLEGDPLKVDQSALTGESLPVTKNPGDEIFSGSTCKQGEIEAVVIATGVHTFFGKAAHLVDSTNQVGHFQKVLTAIGNFCICSIAIGMLVEIIVMYPIQHRKYRDGIDNLLVLLIGGIPIAMPTVLSVTMAIGSHRLSQQGAITKRMTAIEEMAGMDVLCSDKTGTLTLNKLSVDKNLIEVFVKDVDKEHVVLLAARASRTENQDAIDAAIVGMLADPKEARAGIREVHFFPFNPVDKRTALTYIDSNGNWHRASKGAPEQILALCNAREDLKKKVHSIIDKFAERGLRSLAVGRQQVPEKTKESAGTPWQFVGLLPLFDPPRHDSAETIRRALNLGVNVKMITGDQLAIAKETGRRLGMGTNMYPSASLLGQDKDASIAALPVEELIERADGFAGVFPEHKYEIVRKLQERKHICGMTGDGVNDAPALKKADIGIAVADATDAARSASDIVLTEPGLSVIISAVLTSRAIFQRMKNYTIYAVSITIRIVFGFLFIALIWKFDFSPFMVLIIAILNDGTIMTISKDRVKPSPLPDSWKLKEIFATGIMLGGYLALMTVIFFWLMHDTKFFPDKFGVRSLRSSDHEMMAALYLQVSIVSQALIFVTRSRSWSYVERPGLLLVTAFIIAQLVATLIAVYANWGFAKIKGIGWGWAGVIWLYSIVFYIPLDLMKFAIRYILSGKAWLNLLENKTAFTTKKDYGKEEREAQWALAQRTLHGLQPPEATNLFNDKSSYRELSEIAEQAKRRAEVARLRELHTLKGHVESVVKLKGLDIDTIQQHYTV; encoded by the exons CCTCTCATGGGTCATGGAATCTGCTGCCATCATGGCCATTGCTCTGGCTAACGGTGATGGGAAGCCCCCAGATTGGCAAGACTTTATTGGTATTGTTTGTTTGTTGGTCATTAACTCTACCATCAGTTTCATTGAAGAAAACAATGCTGGCAATGCTGCTGCTGCTCTTATGGCTGGTCTTGCTCCAAAAACCAAG GTGCTTAGAGATGGGAAGTGGACTGAGCAAGAAGCAGCAATTCTGGTTCCAGGAGACATCATTAGCATTAAATTGGGAGATATTATCCCTGCTGATGCCCGTCTTCTTGAAGGTGATCCGTTGAAGGTTGATCAATCTGCCCTAACAGGAGAATCACTTCCTGTAACCAAGAATCCCGGGGATGAAATCTTCTCTGGTTCAACTTGTAAACAAGGTGAAATTGAAGCTGTTGTTATTGCTACTGGTGTTCATACCTTCTTCGGGAAGGCTGCACATCTTGTGGATAGCACTAACCAAGTAGGACACTTCCAAAAGGTGCTCACAGCAATTGGAAACTTCTGTATTTGTTCCATTGCCATCGGTATGTTGGTTGAGATCATAGTCATGTATCCAATTCAGCACCGCAAGTACAGGGATGGAATCGACAATCTCTTGGTTCTCTTGATTGGTGGTATTCCCATTGCTATGCCCACTGTTTTGTCTGTGACCATGGCCATTGGATCTCACAGGCTGTCTCAGCAGGGTGCCATCACCAAGCGTATGACTGCCATTGAAGAAATGGCTGGTATGGATGTCCTTTGTAGTGATAAGACCGGAACATTGACACTCAACAAGCTGAGTGTTgataaaaacttgattgagGTGTTTGTAAAAGATGTGGATAAAGAGCATGTTGTTTTACTTGCTGCTCGAGCCTCTAGAACTGAAAATCAAGATGCCATTGATGCTGCCATTGTTGGAATGCTTGCTGACCCTAAGGAG GCAAGAGCTGGTATTAGAGAGGTGCACTTCTTCCCTTTTAATCCTGTGGACAAGAGAACTGCTTTGACTTACATTGATTCCAATGGCAACTGGCACCGAGCAAGCAAGGGTGCTCCTGAACAG ATCTTGGCCCTTTGCAATGCAAGAGAAGATCTTAAGAAAAAGGTTCATTCTATCATTGATAAGTTTGCTGAACGTGGGCTTCGGTCATTAGCTGTTGGCAGACAG CAAGTGCcagagaaaacaaaagaaagtgcTGGTACCCCATGGCAATTTGTAGGTTTGTTGCCTCTGTTTGATCCTCCTAGACATGACAGTGCAGAAACTATTCGAAGAGCTCTTAATCTTGGTGTGAATGTCAAGATGATCACTG GTGATCAACTTGCAATTGCAAAGGAGACAGGCCGCAGACTTGGAATGGGAACAAACATGTATCCATCTGCTTCTTTGCTAGGTCAAGACAAGGATGCAAGCATAGCTGCCCTTCCTGTGGAAGAGTTGATTGAGAGGGCAGATGGGTTTGCTGGCGTGTTTCCAG AGCACAAATATGAAATTGTGAGGAAGTTGCAGGAGAGGAAGCACATTTGTGGAATGACTGGAGATGGTGTTAATGATGCTCCTGCTTTAAAGAAGGCAGATATTGGTATTGCTGTGGCTGATGCTACAGATGCCGCACGAAGTGCTTCAGACATTGTTCTCACAGAACCTGGACTGAGTGTTATTATCAGTGCAGTGTTAACTAGCAGAGCTATTTTCCAGAGGATGAAGAACTATACT ATCTATGCAGTCTCCATCACTATCCGTATTGTT TTTGGGTTTTTGTTTATTGCTCTCATCTGGAAGTTTGACTTTTCTCCATTCATGGTTTTGATCATTGCCATTCTAAATGATG GAACTATTATGACAATCTCAAAGGACAGAGTGAAGCCATCTCCCTTGCCTGATAGCTGGAAATTGAAAGAGATTTTCGCCACCGGAATTATGCTTGGAGGCTATTTGGCATTGATGACTGTTATATTCTTCTGGCTTATGCATGATACTAAATTCTTTCCG GACAAATTTGGTGTTAGGTCTTTAAGGAGCAGTGATCATGAAATGATGGCTGCTCTATATTTACAAGTGAGCATTGTGAGCCAGGCTTTGATTTTTGTGACTAGATCACGTAGCTGGTCCTATGTTGAGCGTCCTGGACTGCTATTGGTTACTGCCTTCATTATTGCACAGCTG GTTGCTACTTTGATTGCTGTATATGCTAACTGGGGATTTGCAAAGATTAAAGGAATTGGTTGGGGATGGGCTGGTGTTATATGGCTTTACAGTATTGTTTTCTATATTCCACTGGATCTAATGAAGTTTGCCATTCGTTACATCTTAAGtggaaaagcttggctcaACTTACTGGAAAACAAG ACTGCGTTCACCACCAAGAAAGATTATggcaaggaagagagggaagCTCAATGGGCTCTTGCTCAAAGGACATTACATGGTCTTCAACCACCTGAAGCTACTAATCTCTTCAATGACAAGAGCAGCTATAGAGAGTTGTCTGAGATTGCTGAGCAGGCCAAGAGACGAGCAGAGGTTGCAAG GCTACGAGAGCTTCACACCCTCAAGGGTCATGTTGAGTCAGTGGTGAAGCTGAAGGGGCTGGACATTGATACAATCCAGCAGCATTATACTGTTTAG
- the LOC18589270 gene encoding uncharacterized protein LOC18589270 translates to MEGHMSKRRRIYSQEPRKIIQANFARKYVKYLVPALTKISKEILSGESTNHEIEEIVRYEMDMALALSAEGFAWSHALKDELQLYVNVARFQSSLAYHQLPSFKISSSTYSPDCGNMIQNEVDDHQNAMLLKKISSKPDHEPTAKKSKKAKRTEMQPESMKEEEVESGEENQIRRRLTYLRTLLP, encoded by the coding sequence ATGGAAGGACACATGAGTAAACGAAGACGTATTTATTCTCAGGAACCAAGGAAGATAATCCAAGCCAATTTTGCAAGAAAATATGTGAAATACTTAGTCCCTGCTCTAACAAAGATCAGTAAAGAAATATTGTCTGGCGAAAGCACTAACCATGAAATAGAGGAGATTGTTAGGTATGAAATGGATATGGCATTGGCGTTGTCGGCTGAAGGCTTTGCGTGGAGTCATGCCTTGAAAGACGAGCTTCAATTATATGTCAATGTAGCTAGATTTCAAAGCTCTTTGGCTTATCATCAGCTCCCATCCTTcaaaatttcctcatcaaCATATAGTCCAGACTGTGGGAACATGATACAAAATGAGGTCGATGATCACCAAAATGCAATGCTCTTAAAGAAGATTTCTTCCAAACCTGACCATGAGCCTACAGCCAAGAAATCGAAAAAGGCTAAAAGAACAGAAATGCAGCCAGAAAGTATGAAAGAGGAAGAAGTGGAAAGTGGAGAAGAGAATCAGATTAGAAGGCGATTAACATATCTAAGGACTCTTTTACCATGA